GATGTTGATCTCGTCGACACGTTCGGCGCTCCTGGGCGCCGGCGGGAACGGCGCGGCCAGGCGCACGATGCGCTCGGCGGCGGCGTCCAGGATCTTCTGGCCGGAGCTCTGGATCACCTCGATGCTCTTGATGCTGCCGTCGAGGTTGAGCACCACGGTGAGCAGCACGTCGCCGTGCAGGCCGCGGCGGCGCGCCTCCTCCGGGTAGTTGAGGTTGCCGACCCGCTCGACCCGGTCGGACCAGCCGCGTATGTAGGCGGCGTAGGCGTATTCGCGCGTGCTGGCGGTGAGGTACTTCACTTTCGGCCGCTTGGCGTAGGCCACCTTTTTCTGGCGCAGCTCGGCGGCCAGCTGGGCGATCGCCTGCTGGCGCTCCAGCTCGGCGGCGGCGGGCGCCTGTTCGTGCGGGTGGACCGCGCTCTGCGCCGTATCGCTGGTCACGCGGAAATCGCTGGCGCCGCGGGTGGTGACCATGCGCATCGGGGTGGCTT
This genomic stretch from Rhodanobacter thiooxydans harbors:
- a CDS encoding energy transducer TonB, coding for MSATATAPSPPDPIGATLLFSLLLHGVLLLGITFHFVKPSPSLPTLDVTLVNVANQQAPDKADFLAQANNTGGGRSDRAARPSDLFSGAIPRPDPGIAAQPVEAATPQPREATPMRMVTTRGASDFRVTSDTAQSAVHPHEQAPAAAELERQQAIAQLAAELRQKKVAYAKRPKVKYLTASTREYAYAAYIRGWSDRVERVGNLNYPEEARRRGLHGDVLLTVVLNLDGSIKSIEVIQSSGQKILDAAAERIVRLAAPFPPAPRSAERVDEINITRTWRFQPNNVLQTR